The nucleotide sequence GACGATCGCGCTAGGCGCCGAAGCGCGCAGCAACGGTAAGAGCGCTTCGGTTAGACGCACCGGCGCCAAGAAGTTGAGCTCGAGCGTGCGCTCGACGTTGGCCGCGCCCCCGCGCTCGCGATCACCGAAGGCCGCACGCCACGCCGCCCCCGCGTTGTTGACGAGCAGATGCAGGGCGCCCTCCGCGTGGCAGCGCTCGGCGATCAACGCGGGCGCTTGCGGAGCGGTCAGGTCGACGGCGAGCGGCACCGCCGAGCCGATCTCCTGCGCCACCGCCTCGAGTCGCTCGCGCCGGCGCGCGACCAGGATCGTCCGCCAACCCTCGGCGGCGAGGCGCCTCGCCGTTGCCGCGCCGATGCCGCTGGAGGCGCCCGTTACGAGCGCCACACGCTGGCGCTCAGCACTCGGCACTGCGCACCAAATCCTCGACCAACCGCACGATCTCGCGCGCCGCACGCGAGCGCGGCACCGCCCGGTCGACACCGAGCTGCGCTGCGCGTTTCGGCAAATCCGCGCGCAGATGCGGGTAGAAGCCAAGGACGGGTGGTGGGCTGCCCGGAGCAGCCCTCTTCGCCGGCACGACCACACCCGGCGTAGGCGCGGGCGTCCCCGTCGCGGGCACCACCGACGGCTGCCCGGCGGCTCCCTCCACCAACCTCTCGAGGTCGACCACCACGGCGTCGAAGCGCTCCA is from Thermoleophilum album and encodes:
- a CDS encoding SDR family NAD(P)-dependent oxidoreductase; the encoded protein is MPSAERQRVALVTGASSGIGAATARRLAAEGWRTILVARRRERLEAVAQEIGSAVPLAVDLTAPQAPALIAERCHAEGALHLLVNNAGAAWRAAFGDRERGGAANVERTLELNFLAPVRLTEALLPLLRASAPSAIVNVSSVAGRIALARQGAYAASKHALIGWSEALRAEERRHGVHVGVVLPGFIATEGFPHTGLRRNPITRLIVSKPERVAAAILAAGPGGRAERYVPRGYALVPLLRLLAPPLWRVVANRLSM